The Elaeis guineensis isolate ETL-2024a chromosome 5, EG11, whole genome shotgun sequence DNA segment GCAGCCATCATCATCATCTTTATAACATCAATATCGTTGTTGCTACCACTTTTGATATGCCATCGTCGTTATTATTACTGGCCCCTTTATGCCCCCACTTTCAACATTATCATCACCTTTGCAATCTCAAAACTTCTATTtccaaaataattaattaaaataaatatatttatattttaaaattttaaaaatattttttaaaaaaattaaaattaaaaaaaatgaaagtgaTATAAAATGTTTCTCTCGTTCTCATCACCCATTATTAAAATGGTACGGCAAGTGACTTGTTCATTTTGTTTGTCATCTAGATTATTTGCAAGTTTTTaagtagatcaaaattattttcaagtCCATCATCTAACTTGttgtaatttaaaatataatctagACACTTCAATTTAAACCCGGCAAAGTAATTGCATTAACCAAACATCCTCAActttttgattgatcatgtcttaTTTTTATGTTAGATTGTCCCCTTTTTTTTCTTCGAAGAATATTCTACTTTCCCCATTTAAACCTATGGCTTAAAGCCCCCAATAAGTTGATAGATAAATatattgatattattatttttttaaaattgtacAATGCAGGTATTAGATTTTATCCTACCCCTTTCTAGTAAGTTGAAACAAATAATACCACcacaatatattataaataagatGAATATACTTTGCTTCGGAGAAAACATATCTACTTCTCTCGTGTCCAAACTAATAACATGGCATTTAAATCATATGTACAATCattcttcatcataatatatactACTGAAAATGTCTAGaaactaaatatcatatatcttagTGGTTTCTAATACGTGCatcatataaataaaagataaattatttttattatacttatatattgtaatatataataaaatatttaaattaaaattctatctcattgaTGATCATCTATGCAagttaatctctctctctctctctatatatatatatgtatatcgaaAAACTGTAGATTTTGATGCTTATAATGTAATAAAAAGTGGTTTAGTATTATTTTAACTTTGTATTTATGCACTAACTTGATACATCAAGGACTACATAATTACatgattttttgaattttaattatttttcatggCACATATTACGACCAATGGCATAGACCTTCAATTTGGATGTTCCACTATTAATCTTAACTTGAGAGGAATAGGTACCTTTTTCCATCGAGAAGAGCAAAGTTCATCCAGTAGTAAATTAATCAAAGATAACCTTGCATGCTCCTCATTCCTGCACCATCTCAgtaccaatgtatatattttatactATAATGCATAAAGGATCTTTTTGTTGATCATCACAATCAATTACTTGAGCCTTTTGTTCATGATACTTGGGTTCAAGAGTCCACTTATAATGAGGTGCAACCTTAATAAACTAGAATATTGTATGTGTgatgtacatgaccaaaaggctaGTACGGAGCAGATAGGTTGGGGGATTGAGTGCGTGTTATACGCTGTAAATAGATATACATCATTGTCCAATTTTTATTTAGGATCGActtaatttgaaaatattaaattataaaataatcaaatgatttttaaaaattatttatcttaaaaaaaataattatagaaaaaaataagtttgattggtaaaaaattactttaaaaaaTGATATTGAATTGATTGaagatcataaaaatatgatcgaatttataaatatatttattaataaaaaataattttttaatataaaataatattatttttaatttttttatataatgactataatcacgTAGCTCTTTGCATAAtatcatttatattttttttaaaaaaaaattattaaataaatatagaaaGATAATACAACAAAATTCAATAATTATATGTATACTTTATTTTTTGagctttatatttttaatatttttattaacaaCAATATCTCATTCAGCACCTATAATTTATTGTATTGAGGAGtttgagaatatttttatcaaatatgaaTTATCATCATTTAGAAATTTATTTAATACTAATCATTCATGatatctctcaaaaaaatttttttttttatcatctttatcttctattttttatactaaatatagtaatttgatataaaattttatttttccataCTAAATTCCAATCAAACGgatccttcaaaaaaaaataaaaataaaaataaagaataaaggaGAGGTAAACAAAAAGGTGTTCACGGGGGAAAATGGGCGCTCCTCCAACGATATTCAAGTTGCTGGAGGCTTTATGCTTTTTCTCTGGGGACCACGTCGGGCCATGGATTTCTCCACGTGCAACGCACGTGATAAGAACCGGTGCGGTATTATTTCACGTATCCGTTCGTCGTGTAGCcacgaaaaatatatttttttgatcaccgCCTAATCATATCCGTATTTCGTACCTGGCGACCCAACCACGTTTTATAAAGCGGGCGACGGGTGAATGGAGGAGACCaaatcaacttttcaaatccgAAACCCACTTTTCTCTCTACAGCCATCCACAGAAGCACCAAATCGAGAGCCTTCGATCGACATccttccaaaccctaaccctaatcctagaaTCCGTCTCAACAGCGTCCTCCATCGGCTGTCAAGATGCCGGCGACGGCGGGAAGGGTGCGCATGCCGGCGAACAACCGGGTCCACAGCAGCGCCGCCCTCCAGACACACGGGATCTGGCAGAGCGCCATCGGATATGATCCCTACGCCCCCACCAACAAGGACGAGGACGCCTCCAAGGGCGGACACGCCGGCAAGCCTGGCGACGACGGTGCCGAGAACGCCTACGCCAGCTTCCAGGGCCTTCTCGCCCTCGCCCGCATCACAGGCTCCAATTCCGACGAGACCCGCGGCGCCTGTAAGAAGTGCGGCCGTGTCGGCCACCTTACGTTCCAGTGCCGCAACTTCCTCAGCGTCAAGGAAGACAAGGACAAGGATGCCACCGCTGACGCCGCTGCCCTCCAGACCGCCTCGGCCGTCTTCGAGAAGATCAAGAAGGCTGCcgggaagaaggaagaggaggagagcgACGAGGAGGAGGACGAAGAAGAGGAGAGTGAGAGTTCGGATTCTGACATGGATCCGGAAATTGAAAAGATCATTGCTGAGAGATTCGGGAAAAAGAAGTCTTCCTCCAAGAAGAGATCGCCGGTGGAGGGTTCAggggaggagaagaaggggagtcGGAGGAGGAGAGGAAGGTCCAAGAAGAGGAGCGGGAAGAGGTCGAGCCGGAGCGATGGGACTGATAGCGAGGAGGAACCTaggaggagggagaagaggaggaggaggaggcatgGGGGTTCGGATGATGATGTGGAAGAGGAGGATGGGAGCCGTAGGCACAGGAAGAgtcggaaggagaagaagaggcggAGGAGCCATCATAAGAGGGATGAGTCTGATGAGTCATCGGAAGATTCTGGTAGGCGTCGCCGACATAAGCGACGGCATGGGAGGAAGGATGTGTCTGAGAGTGACTGGGATGGTAGTGATGATTCATTGGATGATCGGAAGAGGTCCGGCAGGCACCACGAGCGCTGGAGGAAGAGGAGGTCCACTTCCTCTGAAAGTAGTGCATCGGATGATGAAGACTATCGTGGAAGAAAGGGGAAAATGCATTCTCAGGACAGGAGCAGGAACCATAGGCGTGAAGAGAGGAACTGAAGAAGGGAATGGTAATTGCTGTGTGTCATTGATGCGACTTTTCTGTTACCAGTGATATGGGTTGTCTATTAGCTTCAAGTTTGTGTTTAGACAATATTGGTTACTATGATTTGCATTATGCTTGGAGTTTCATAATGTTTTGTGATAGTTGATATAATCTGCTCATGTCGATCCCTGCCATTGTATCCTGGTATAGTGtcaaaccctttttttttttttgttcctgtGCGTATTATTGTAGTAATTGTAACAGCTTCTGCTGATATGGCCATGTTCTAGAACCTATTTTATTGATCTTGATCTCCATATGCTAAAATATGTATAGatggaaaataaataaatttccgTGCTTAGATCATATCAAAACATGATCCCACATCATATTTATGGTTCATTTTTGCAGCcacttgatgcataggttagagactactaaaaattatgattttcaatTTCTAAGCATTTTTAGTGGTATAGATCATGGGATCTTCAATTTAAATGTCTCATTATTGATTTTGGAGTCGAGTCCCTTCATATTGAGAGGAGAAAAGTCCATCTTAAAGAAACATTTTGTATTGAGAAGTATATTTTTTACAGTTTTCATCATGCAGTTAAGCAAGGTCTTATTACATTCGAACTGTTGTTTGTATTTGGGTGATTAAATCTAGATGGTAAGGATCTTTTTTTTTAACCGTTACATTTAAAAATTGGAGTGAGTGATGGCTTGAATTTGCAGATTAGAACAAATGTTGTATGTAAGATTCTAGTGTTTATAGGTATCTTGGTAATACTAATATTTGTTATTTTGACTTGAATTTATATATTTGATGCATCAGATGCTTACCAAGCACTATGTGATACTTCTAAAAGGTGTTTGCTCTATTTATTTTATCTTGTAGTAGTTTTTGATATTTTAGTTATGCATTTCTCAAAGAAATTTTAGATCATCGTCAGACTTTGCAAAATGTTTTCGGTTATCGGAACTATGCAAAATATGCTGAATGCCCTAAACAACACAAAATGCACGCACTAGAAATATGTCTAACATATCTTTTTGTGTTTCCCCATTGATTTTTGTTTAAAGAAAAGAAGATCCAACACAGTGTTGTTAAAGGCCCTAGGCGCGTCTAGGTACTAGGGATCCCTAGAGCCTAAGAGCAAGGCGCAaggtgcaggcgcgggcctgagaGAAGTCAGGCACCAAAACTAGAAAAATAGAGAACTAGCTATAGACAAAAATTTCAGCTAGTAAAAACTAGCATCTTATTATTTAAaagtaaaaatagaaaaagatctAGCTATAGGCAAGAAGTTCAGCATGTAAAAACTAATTCTAATCCAAAAACAATCAAATAAGTACTTTTTAAATTCCTAATTGGCTAatcctcctcatcatcatcattaaGCAAACTaatttcatcattttcttcttgTTCCTTTCCAATATCTTTCTCATACTTATCTTAGAAAATAGAAACTAGAAATTAATACTCGCTGGAATCATATGTAATATAATTGACCTTTCCTATGTACTATAACTAACCTTTCCTATGTACTATAATTGACCCTTCCTACATACTATAACTAACCTTTCCTATATACTATAATTGATCTTTTCTATTCCTTTGGAACTAGAAATTAATATTATAACTGACCTCATTACATCTCAGAACAATGCAGAGGCGTGCGCCTGAGGTGCCTAGGCTGTGCCTAAGGGCTGTCACCTCGCCTGGGGGGTACAGAGGCGATGGCCCTTGCATCTAGCGCCTTACCTCAGGCACGTCTTTAATAACGCTGATCCAACATGTTAGTTTCAAAGTTAAGATGAAGTCATTGAAATACCTGAAACTAGAACTAATTTGTCCAGCTGATATTGAAACTTAAACTGTGTTCTTGAACCATATTCCAAAATTGATTCCTTGACCCCTTTCACTGCAGCAGAAGGCTACTCACTGTGTGAAATAAAAGAAGATAACCATAATTCAATTAGTCACTTAATAAAAGACATCAGAGGATATTGCAAATCAGAATACATGAACTTCCTTGTTAACATCATTTTGCCTATTTTATGCTGAACTAGCCTCCAGATCGATCTGATTTTCGGTTACAATGTTGACATTCTCATGTTCAGAACTTTATGATGAATGCAGTCATCAAACAAGTGGATTAGTAATAAAGTATTGCAAGTCCATTTGCTTATATTGCTTCTTATCAAATGATAAAACTTTGGAAGGTTATATGGATAACGTTGGAGAATCATGCTAGAATGGATCCATGTGTTGCTCAACATCCATCATTTAAGGCGCGTATACTGCCTGGTTAGTATTATTATTTGCAACAGATACCCTTTGATCAATCTCTATCTAATGGATCTTGTGGTTCTTTAAGAATCCCTTCTGGAAGTTGGGTTTGCAAATAGGTTAATACGGTGATTGGTTTGGGAACTTCATATGTTCTGTCAGATGGCCCCATTTTCCCCTCAGTTCTGAACTTTATTCTTCATGGTGTAAAGCTGTTCTATGACTCTTTTCAAGTGAGAGATGCACTTCTAGTTTGTTAAACAGCTTATCATGGAAGTATTGTTCCATATTGCATTTGTACATTGGCATGTGCTGGAATTGCTGCTGGGTTTATACCTAAGATATTCAATTAAGCCATGAAAGCCTGTTGATTTTATTCTGAAAAACATATACTAATGGTGAATTGATTTTCATTTAAAAATGTTTCCAGTAATTCGGTAAACTTTGTATAATTTAATGAGAGCTGGATCTTTACTTGCGTACAGTACTTGTAAGGAAATCCTTGTACTTATTCAAGGAAGTATAAAACTAATTGACAAATTTTCTTAATCAGTGCTGGTGTTATGACTTATGATATTATGTTTTGGGTTGGTATGTTATCCAACACCTAGAAGACACATTAAACTTATAACCAATTTCAATTACTTAAATTTCAGCCATTGTGGATTACTGATtttctatagattttttttttaatgtttccattattttaaaaaaaatcaactctATCTTTATCTGCTTTACTGGGCA contains these protein-coding regions:
- the LOC105045666 gene encoding uncharacterized protein, with amino-acid sequence MPATAGRVRMPANNRVHSSAALQTHGIWQSAIGYDPYAPTNKDEDASKGGHAGKPGDDGAENAYASFQGLLALARITGSNSDETRGACKKCGRVGHLTFQCRNFLSVKEDKDKDATADAAALQTASAVFEKIKKAAGKKEEEESDEEEDEEEESESSDSDMDPEIEKIIAERFGKKKSSSKKRSPVEGSGEEKKGSRRRRGRSKKRSGKRSSRSDGTDSEEEPRRREKRRRRRHGGSDDDVEEEDGSRRHRKSRKEKKRRRSHHKRDESDESSEDSGRRRRHKRRHGRKDVSESDWDGSDDSLDDRKRSGRHHERWRKRRSTSSESSASDDEDYRGRKGKMHSQDRSRNHRREERN